The sequence below is a genomic window from bacterium.
GGCGTTCGCCCCGTCGGAGAGCGCTTCGGCCGGATTCTCGTGGACCTCGAAGAAGACCGCGTCCGCCCCCGCGGCGACCGCGGCGCGGGCCAGCGTCGGAATGAACTCCGGGTCGCCGCCCGAGACCGTTCCCGCGCCGCCGGGGCGCTGCACGGAGTGCGTGGCGTCGAAGACGACCGGCACGTCGAAGCCGCGCATCACCGGAATCGAACGCGGGTCGAACACGAGGTTGTTGTAGCCGAACGACGCCCCGCGCTCGGTGAGCATGATCCCGCGCGCGCCGACGCCGCGCAGCTTCTCGACGATGTTCCGCGCGTCCCACGGCGAGAGGAACTGCCCCTTCTTGACGTTGACGACCTTGTCGGTCGCCGCGGCCGCGAGGAGCAGGTCGGTCTGCCGGCAGAGGAACGCCGGGATCTGCAGCACGTCGAGCGCCGCGCCCGCGGCGGCGCACTGCGCCGCCTCGTGGACGTCGGAGAGGACCGGCAGGCCGGTCTCCGCCCGGACCTCGGCGAGGACCGCGAGACCCTCCTCGAGCCCCGGGCCGCGGAACGACGAGGCCGACGTGCGGTTGGCCTTGTCGTACGACGCCTTGAAGACCAGCGGCAGCCCGAGCGCGCGCGCGATGTCGGCGAGCGCGCGGGCGTGCCGCAGCGCCGACGCCCGCGACTCGAGGACGCAGGTGCCGGCGATCACGGCCAGCGGCCCCGGGCCGCCGAAGACGACGTCTCCGGCGACCCGGACCGGGGAAACCTCGGGAATCCCGCTCAAGCCCCGCGCTCCTGGCGGCGGCGCCACGCGGCGGCGACGAGGCCGACGAAGAGCGGTCCCGGCTCCAGCGGACGGCTCTTGAACTCGGGGTGGAACTGGCAGGCCATGAAGAACGGGTGGTCGTTGCGCTCGATGATCTCGACGAGGCCGGTCTCGGGGTTGGTCCCCGAAATGACGAGCCCCGCCTCGCGCAGCCGGTCGAGGTACTCGTTGTTGACCTCGTAGCGGTGGCGGTGGCGCTCGACGACGTCGGTCTTGCCGTAGAGCTTGTGGGCCTTGGTGCCCGGCGCGATCCGGCAGGCGTAGCCGCCGAGCCGCATGTTGCCGCCCTTGGTGGTCAGCGCCCGCTGCTCGGGGAGGAAGTCGATCACCTTGTGCGGCGCGTCGGGGGCGAACTCGGAGGAGTGGGCGCCCTTGAGGCCGGCGACGTTGCGCGCCGTCTCGACGACCGCGCACTGCAGCCCGAGGCAGATGCCGAAGAACGGGATCTTCAGCTCGCGGGCCCGCTCGACCGCGCGGATCATCCCCTCGACGCCCCGCTCGCCGAAGCCGCCCGGGACGAGCACTGCGTCGAGCTTCTGGATCTCCTCGTCGATGTCGCCGCGCTCCATCTTCTCGGCCTCGATGAACTCGAGGTCCACCTTGACGTTGTTGGCCACGCCGCCGTGGCGCAGCGCCTCGTTGAGCGACTTGTAGGAGTCCTCGTACGAGACGTACTTGCCGACCATCCCGATCGTGACGTGCCCCTTCGGGTTCTCGATCGTGTGGACCAGCTTCTCCCAGCGGCTGATGTCGCGCCGCCGGTAGGGGAGGTCGAGCAGCTTGGAGATGATCTCGTCGATCCCTTCCTGCGCGTAGGAGAGCGGCACCTTGTAGATGCTCTCGGCGTCCGGCGCGGAGACGACCTGGTCCACGCTGACGTTGCAGAAGAGGGCGATCTTGCGCTTGATCTCGGCCGGCAGCGGGCGGTCGCCGCGGCAGAGCAGGATGTCCGGCTGGATCCCGATCGAGAGCAGCTCGCGCACCGAGTGCTGCGTCGGCTTCGTCTTCAGCTCGTGGGCCGCGGAGAGCCACGGGACGAGCGTGAGGTGGACGAAGAGGGCGCGGTGCGGCCCGACTTCCTGCCGGAACTGGCGGATCGCCTCGAGGAACGGCAGCGACTCGATGTCGCCGACGGTGCCGCCGATCTCGACGATCTGGATCTCGTGCCCCGGGCTCAGCTCGCGGATCGCCCGCTTGATCTCGTCGGTGATGTGCGGGATCACCTGCACCGTGCCGCCGAGGTAGTCGCCGCGCCGCTCCCGCTCGATCACCTGGTTGTAGATCCGGCCGGTCGTGTAGTTGTTCGACCGCCCGGTGGTGATCGAGGTGAACCGCTCGTAGTGCCCGAGGTCGAGGTCGGTCTCCGCGCCGTCCTCCGTGACGAAGACCTCGCCGTGCTGGAAGGGGTTCATCGTGCCGGGATCGACGTTGATGTACGGGTCGAGCTTCTGGATCGTCACGTCGAAGTTGCGCGACTCCAGCAGGCGCCCGATCGACGCGGCGGCCAGCCCCTTGCCGAGCGACGACGTCACGCCGCCGGTGATGAAGATGTAGCGCGTCTCTTCTTGGCTGCTCATTGGTCCTCTCGCGGAATAGAAAGGCGGCGCTCGGCGCGCGCCAGGTCCTCTGGTGTGTCCACTCCGAACGGGCGACCCCGCGCCGGCAGGGCGGCGATCCGCCAGCCGGCCTCGAGCGCCCGCAACTGTTCGAGCCCTTCGGCCCGTTCGAGGGGCGAAGGGGGGAGGGCGGAAAAGGCGAAGAGCGCCTCGCGGCGCCAGCCGTAGACGCCGACGTGCAGCCGCGCGCAGGCCGGCGGCTCCCCGTCCGGCGGACAGGGGAGCTGAGCGGCCCCGGCGGGGCGGGCGTAGGGGATCGGGGAGCGCGAGAAGTAGAGCGCGCGCCCCTTGGCGTCCACGACGACCTTGCAGGCGTTCGGGTCGAGCCACATCGCGCGGCCGGCGAGCGGCGCGGTCAGCGTGGCCAGCGAGACGTCGCCGGCGGGGTCGTCCAGCGCCTCGATCAGGGCGTCTACGTCGTCGGGGGCCAGAAACGGCTCGTCGGCCTGGAGGCCGACGACGATCGCGGCGTCCCGGCGCCGCACGACCTCCGCCACGCGGTCGGTGCCGCTGGGGTGGTCGGGGCGCGTCTCCTCCGCCTTGTAGCCGGCGGCGCGCACGACGTCGATCACCCGCGGGTCGTCGGTCGCGACGACGACTTCGTCGACGAGCCGGCCACGGGCGGCGAGGTCGCAGGCGTGGAGGACGAGGGGACGGCCGCCCAGCGGAGCCAGCACTTTGCCGGGAAACCGCTTGGACGCCCAGCGGGCGGGTATGACGACGATCGCGTGCGGCAACACCTACCCCATTGCGGATGTATTTCCGCCGAGCCGCGCCGGATCCTAGACGACCTGCGGCCGTCGGTCAACTCGCGGCGCATGATGTATCTTGTCGCCCGTGACCGAGACGACGAGCGGCTCCGCCCCAAGCCCTGCCGTGGACGTGCGGGACGTCGAGAAGAGTTTCCCCCGCAAGCGGACGATGCGCGAGATCGCGCGCCGGCCGTTCGTCCGCCGCGAGCGTTCGCGGGCGCTCCGCGGCGTCTCGCTGGCGGTCGCGCGGGGCGAGTTCGTCGGCCTTCTCGGGCCGAACGGCGCGGGCAAGACGACGCTCCTCAAGGTGCTCTGCGGGCTCGTCTTCCCCGACCGCGGGACGGCGCGCGTCCTCGGCGTCCCGGTGGAGAGCGCGAAGGTCCACGCCGTCGTCGGCCTCGCCCACGGCGAGGAGCGCTCGTTCTACTGGCGCCTCTCCGGGCGCGAGAACCTGCAGTTCTTCGCCCGGCTCTACGGCCTCTCCGGCGCGCCGCTGCGCGAGCGCGTCGAGGAGCTGCTGACGCGGGTCAACCTCGCCGCTGACGGCGACCGCCGCTTCTCCGACTACTCCTCCGGGATGCGCCAGCGGCTGGCGATCGCCCGCGCGCTGCTCGCCGACCCGCCGCTGCTGCTGATGGACGAGCCGACCCGCAGCCTCGACCCGCTCTCCGCGGCGGAGCTGCGGGAGTGGATCGCCGAGGAACTGCACGGGCGGCAGGGGAAGACGATCGTCCTCGCCACGCACAACCTGCGCGAGGCGGAGACGCTCTGCCGGCGGGTCGTCGTGCTCGACAAGGGGCTCGTCCGGGCGGACGGGGCGCCGGACGAGCTGCGCCGGCGCGGCCTCGGCGGGATCGTCTACCGGCTGCGCCTTTCTGGCTGCGCCGCGCCGCCGCCGCTCGACGGCGCGGAGGTGCTCGGCGCGGAGCGCGGCGCGGACGGCGCGCTCGCGCTGACCGTGCGGCTCGCCGGGGCGGAGGGGCTCGACCCGCTGCTCGGCGCGATCCGCGACGGCGGCGGGCGGGTCCTCGCCTGCTCCGCGGA
It includes:
- the kdsA gene encoding 3-deoxy-8-phosphooctulonate synthase encodes the protein MPEVSPVRVAGDVVFGGPGPLAVIAGTCVLESRASALRHARALADIARALGLPLVFKASYDKANRTSASSFRGPGLEEGLAVLAEVRAETGLPVLSDVHEAAQCAAAGAALDVLQIPAFLCRQTDLLLAAAATDKVVNVKKGQFLSPWDARNIVEKLRGVGARGIMLTERGASFGYNNLVFDPRSIPVMRGFDVPVVFDATHSVQRPGGAGTVSGGDPEFIPTLARAAVAAGADAVFFEVHENPAEALSDGANALRLDLFPALLAELKALHALVREAR
- a CDS encoding CTP synthase; amino-acid sequence: MSSQEETRYIFITGGVTSSLGKGLAAASIGRLLESRNFDVTIQKLDPYINVDPGTMNPFQHGEVFVTEDGAETDLDLGHYERFTSITTGRSNNYTTGRIYNQVIERERRGDYLGGTVQVIPHITDEIKRAIRELSPGHEIQIVEIGGTVGDIESLPFLEAIRQFRQEVGPHRALFVHLTLVPWLSAAHELKTKPTQHSVRELLSIGIQPDILLCRGDRPLPAEIKRKIALFCNVSVDQVVSAPDAESIYKVPLSYAQEGIDEIISKLLDLPYRRRDISRWEKLVHTIENPKGHVTIGMVGKYVSYEDSYKSLNEALRHGGVANNVKVDLEFIEAEKMERGDIDEEIQKLDAVLVPGGFGERGVEGMIRAVERARELKIPFFGICLGLQCAVVETARNVAGLKGAHSSEFAPDAPHKVIDFLPEQRALTTKGGNMRLGGYACRIAPGTKAHKLYGKTDVVERHRHRYEVNNEYLDRLREAGLVISGTNPETGLVEIIERNDHPFFMACQFHPEFKSRPLEPGPLFVGLVAAAWRRRQERGA
- the kdsB gene encoding 3-deoxy-manno-octulosonate cytidylyltransferase, whose product is MLPHAIVVIPARWASKRFPGKVLAPLGGRPLVLHACDLAARGRLVDEVVVATDDPRVIDVVRAAGYKAEETRPDHPSGTDRVAEVVRRRDAAIVVGLQADEPFLAPDDVDALIEALDDPAGDVSLATLTAPLAGRAMWLDPNACKVVVDAKGRALYFSRSPIPYARPAGAAQLPCPPDGEPPACARLHVGVYGWRREALFAFSALPPSPLERAEGLEQLRALEAGWRIAALPARGRPFGVDTPEDLARAERRLSIPREDQ
- a CDS encoding ABC transporter ATP-binding protein, with translation MTETTSGSAPSPAVDVRDVEKSFPRKRTMREIARRPFVRRERSRALRGVSLAVARGEFVGLLGPNGAGKTTLLKVLCGLVFPDRGTARVLGVPVESAKVHAVVGLAHGEERSFYWRLSGRENLQFFARLYGLSGAPLRERVEELLTRVNLAADGDRRFSDYSSGMRQRLAIARALLADPPLLLMDEPTRSLDPLSAAELREWIAEELHGRQGKTIVLATHNLREAETLCRRVVVLDKGLVRADGAPDELRRRGLGGIVYRLRLSGCAAPPPLDGAEVLGAERGADGALALTVRLAGAEGLDPLLGAIRDGGGRVLACSAEEPDLEQAFRRLVEEGR